In Thiohalophilus sp., the sequence GGCGCAAACCGCGCGCGCTGCCAACCCGAAACTGAGCGGCCGGGAGCTGGCCAAGAAAGTGCGTGCCGATCGGTGTAAAAACGGCAATGCCGGCAGGAAAAAAGCCGAACCGGTCGGTCGTATGCGGCCGGGTAAGGATTACGTCAGCAGCGAAACCGGCGCGGCAACCGATGCCCCCTGGAAAGTGGGCCAGAGCCAGACCGGCCACGGCCAGACCCTGACCGGCAGTATCGTCGGCCGCAGTTCCCGCGTGACCGGTAACGAGCCCGGCACCTGCAAGAATGTGACCGGCGTGGAATACATCGGTGCCGATCAGACCGAGACGTTTTGCAGTGCCTCGAGCGGCGGTGTTCCTAACAAGATCACCAGCTCGCAAACTCGCCAGGGGCAGACCGTCAGTGGTAACAACGTGGGGCGTTCCTCGCATGTCACCGGTGATGAAAGAGGTGCCGGACGGGAACTGACCGGCAGCCAGTACATGCAAAAAGGCAACGGCAAGTCACCGATGAAAGTCGGCACCAGCCAGACGCTGCGCGGCGGCAGTATGACCGGCACCCAGGTGGGGCGTTCGGAACGGGTGACCGGTGATGAGCCGGGGACCTGCAAGCTGGTGACCGGTGACGACTATGTCGGCAAGGAACAGTACCAGGGTTTTTGCGGCAAGGCGCCGAAACCGCAGGATCAAAAAGTCGGTTTTACCCAGACATTCCATGGCAGGTCCGTCTCCGGCACCCTGACCGGCCGTTCCACGCGCATGACCGGCGATGAACCGGGCACCTGCAAGTCCGTGACCGGCACCCCGTATGCCGGACTGGAACAGTTCAGCAACTATTGCAAGCCGGAGGAGACCACCCTGGCGTCGGCTCGCTATCGTCAGCAGCGCAGCACGCCCGGTTCGGTAATGACCGGCATTCAGCCGGGCCTGAACGGGCATTTGACCGGCGCCGACAAGGGGCTGTGCGAATCCGTGAGTGGTACGCCGTATGTCGGTGCGGACCAGTACGCCGAGGCCTGTCCGTCGGTGCCGGCTGAACCGGGCAGCCCCGATTTTCCGCAACAGCTGGGCGAAACCCCGTGGGGCAAGTTCAGTGTGCAGAGCCCGGTGCATGCCAGTCAGGGCGACGAGCATTTTGATGTGACCGGCAACCGTTATGAACAGGGCAAGATCACCGGCCCGTTCGGCATGGCCGGCGGCAAGGTGACCGGCACCGAGGAGGCCCGCTTCGGCAGGGGGCATAACGCCGAACCAGCGCCCGCGCCGATGCCGGAAACAGCCCAGCAGGTCCAGGGCCGTGTCAAATCGCGGATCAGTGGTGAAGGGATCGAGGCCGGTTTGAAGATCACCGGCGACGACTGGGATCGCGGTGACCGGGTCACCGGGACCGAAGGCATGACCGCGACCAAGCGTAATCCGACCCGTCAGGGTGGGCGTGCTAACAGTGCCATGCAGATGAAACCGGAGCCGAAACGCAATGAAGATATTCCCGAGCCGATAAGTCCGGTAACCGGCGGCAGTGGGAACACGGAAAAAGGCTCATTCATTACCTATTCCGGAGGCGCCCGCGGTTAATCCCGCGCGATGAATCAGTATGTTGAGTTCACGCCGTCAGTCAAACCGTTCGAACCGCTGGGTGCCGACCGCACCGCCGGGGCGTCCGGGTGCGCGTGGGGCCGAAACAGCCCCGCGCGTAAAGAATGACGATGGCGCGAAGCCGGCAAAACCACGCAATACAATGCGGATGACCCCGGTACCGGTCAAAGCGGGCCAGCACCCGCTGGCCAATGCCAGCGAGAACGCGCAGTTGTTTGATTACGAGCAGCGCACCAAAGCGGCTTTTGATGCCGTCGTGCCGACGTTGAAACAGATTTCCGGCCTGCAACACGAGGCCGATTTTGAACGACGCGCCCAGGCGCTGGCGAAGGAACAACTCGGTTTTGAATTACCCGGGGATATCCTGGCCGATGCCTGGGTAACCCAACTGGACATGCGCCGGCTGTTTGCCTGGTGTGTGTTCCAGACGTACCAGCGATTTTGCGATGATTTTTTTGCAAACGACTTCCTAAGTCGTCTGGAAACGGAATTCCAGACTTTTTTAATCGAGTGCGGCTTTCACACACTGGACATCTCACCGTGTGCGGATGGTCGCCTGGCACACGTAATCAGTTATGTATTGCGTCTGCCGCATAAAGCAGTGCGTCGCAAGTCCTACGCGGGCGCCATGTTTGATATTGAAGACAGCATCGAGAAATGGACCGAAACCGAATTGCAACGGTTTCGGGAAGGCAAGCCGACGACCGCTGATATGTCCACGCGTTATCTGAAAACTGTGGTCTATCACTTCAGCTCCGGCGATCCCGAGCATGAAGGTTGCGCGGCACACGGCTCTGATGCGGGGCGCGCGGCGCAGGGCGGGCTGGAACAGCTCAAAGCGTTTCAGACCGCGGTGGAAAACAGTTTTTGCTGTGGCGCCTCGATCGATCTGATGCTGATCGGGTTGGATACCGACAGCGATGCAATTCGCATCCACATGCCGGATCGCCATGGCGAGATCGATCTCAAGCGTTATCTGGATGCGGCGGAATTGTTTGACGCGACTCTGTCGATGAGCCGCGCGCAGGCTGACGAGTATATTGATGGTCAGGTCCGGCAGGCCGGAGGCGAGATGAGTGAGGGCATGCAGAAGTTGATGGCCCATTTACTGATCAACAACCTCTCGCAGATCGAGTATGTGCGCCAGTACCACAACGGCCGTTACCAGGACATTGGTCATGCCGAACGGTTTATCGGCGCCGGTATCGGATTTGAGGAAGTGCAGTTACGCAACCTGACCTATTTTGCGTATATGCAAACCGTTGAAGAGGCGGCCGCCGATCTGGATGTGGGGATCAAAATATTCAGCAAGCTGAATGTCTCTCATAGCCTGCCGGTACCGGTTGTAGTGCGTTTTGACTACCACGGCCAGGTACCCGGGGCACGCGAGCGGGCGATTGATCATTGTCGGCGTGTCGATGCGGCCCTGAGTGCGCGATATGCGGATCTGGCCAGAACCGGCTTGCTGCACACACTGCAGGTCATACGTGATTGTCATGCCGGTGAACGGATCGAGGTGATTGGGACATCGGTAAAGGATGAAGTTACTGAGGAGGCTCACTGATGAAGATCTGCCAGGTTGAACGGCCGCTGGTTGCCACCAACCGTATCCCCGGTCTGGAGCACAAGCACATGCAGGTCGTGCGGGACGGCAGTTCAATGCTGGTTGCCGTGGATGCTGTGGGCTGTATCCCTGGTGACTGGGTGATTTGTGTCGGCAGTTCCGCGGCACGGGACGCGGCGGGTAGCAAGGAGTATCCGAGTGACCTGACGATTGTCGGGATCATCGACCACTGGCCACCCGAGGGAGAGAGTGCGTAGTGGATATTTTGCAGGTCGAAGCACCGCTGGTTTGTACCCGTCGGGTTGACGGGCTCAAACAGAGCAGTTTGCGGATTTTGCGCGACGAACAGGGACAACGCCATGTGGCGGTAGATACTGTCGGTGCGCGCGAGGGCAACTGGGTGTTCACGGTGAGTGGATCGGCCGCACGTTATGCCGCTGGTGACTTTGAGATCCTGACTGATCTCACCATTGGCGGGATCATCGATTTCTGGGGGGCTGACGAGACGCGGTCAACCGGGAAGGGCGAGACAACGGAACAGGCGTTGTAGCGATTTTTACAGTTCAACAACCATGTCAATAGAGTAGGAGATAGAAAGATGGCAAACGATAACTACGGCATTGCACTCGGCATGATCGAGACACGCGGGCTGGTTCCCGCCATCGAAGCAGCAGATGCTATGACCAAGGCAGCAGAAGTACGTCTGATCGGACGTGAATTCGTTGGCGGCGGTTATGTCACTGTTCTGGTTCGCGGTGAAACCGGTGCGGTTAACGCAGCGGTTCGTGCTGGCGCCGATGCATGCGAACGTGTAGGTGACGGTCTGGTAGCGGCACACATCATTGCCCGTCCGCACCGTGAAGTTGAGCCGGTTCTGCCGACAGGTGGCAGCAGCAAGGCTGCAGCCTGATAACAGGCTTTATATTCAACTGACTTGAGGAGTAATACACCATGGCCAACGAACACTACGGCATAGCACTGGGCATGATTGAAACGCGTGGACTGGTACCCGCCATCGAGGCGGCGGATGCCATGACCAAAGCGGCAGAGGTTCGCCTGCTGGGGCGGGAATTTGTCGGCGGCGGTTATGTCACTGTCCTCGTGCGCGGTGAAACCGGCGCGGTGAATGCAGCCGTGCGTGCGGGTGCGGATGCCTGCGAGCGCGTAGGCGATGGCCTGGTGGCTGCTCACATCATTGCCCGGCCGCATCGCGAAGTCGAGCCTATTCTCGGCGATGCCGGTAACGGCACAACGCGCAGTTGAATGATTGGTTGACGCTGACTGAACCGTCGTCATGCTGCACGCCAACGCTGATCAACGCGTATTGGGTTATCTCGGCAGGGCCCTGAGTCTCGAACTCTCGGCGGTCCAGCTGTACACCACTCAGGCACGACTTGTCGCGACCTGGGGGCTGACCGAGGTATCCAAACGTTTCAGCAACGAGGCCAGTGAGGAAATGGCGCATGCGGACCGGATTATCGGCCGCATGCTCGCCCTCGGCGTGGCACCCAATGCCTCGCAACTGCGCCCGCCTAAACTTGGCCGCAGTCTGCAGGAACTGTTGCAGCACAATCATGCATTTGAAAACGAACTGATCCGGTTGTATACCGAGGCGACACAGCACTGTGCGCGCAGCGGTGATCATGATAACCGGCTGTTTTTTGAACAACTCCTCGCAGAGGAGCAAGGCCATGCCGCCGACCTGGTGAAATGGCTGAATGAACTGGAACAACCCGGCGTGAACGTCAACAAGACACGCGCCACTTTTTAACGGAGGCGAACCATGAGTCAACAATGGCAGGAACGTATCCGACCCGCTCGCCTGGAACGGCGTTATGATTTTGCCGATTACCAGAGCCTGCGAGATTTTCTCGATCGCGCTGCGGATGTTTCCGAGCGTGAAGGTCTGTATCCCGACATGGGTTTCGGTCGCGACTACGTCAACGTGACCATCCATGCGGATGAACAGAGCAATGAGCTGGGCGAACAACAACGCCGCCTGGCCGCTGAATATGATGCCTTGCTTGAAAAAGAGCAAGGGACACACTAGGAGCTGGCAGGATGTCCGTCATCGCTCTGGTGGGAAACAAAGGCGGTGCCGGCAAGACAACATTGTCCATCAATCTGGCCGTGGCATTGGCCGAACAGGCGGATACCGTATTGATGGATGCCGATCCGCAGGGCTCCTCGGTGCAATGGCGGGTGATCGGTGATAATCGCTTGCCCGTGGTGGTGGCCGGCGAGTCACTGGACGAGGCGATCGCCACCATGGCGCGGCAATATCATCATGTGGTCGTGGATTGTCCTCCTTCTGTTCAGGCGCCACAGACGCACGAAGCTCTGCGGGCTTGCGATGTTGCCCTGATACCGGTGCAACCCTCGCCGGTCGATCTGTGGGCAACAGTACATATCGAGCAAGCGGTTGAGCTGGCAAAACAGGTCAACTCACAGCTGTCAGCCTGGCTGATCATCAATCAACTCGAGCCCCGCACCACCTTATCGCGACTGGTTCGTGAAGCGGTAGCGGAAATCGACATTCCGGTTGCCGAAACACCGATTCGTCGGCGTGCTATTTATCGCAGCAGCGTACTGGAAGGTAAAAGCGTGTATGAGATGGGGCGTCGGGGTGCCGATGCGGTGAGCGAACTCAATCAACTGATTCGGGAGGTAGTGCCCTCATGAGCGAGAGTGACAAAACGCGGGAAAAGCTGGTGGATTCCATGCGTAAAACCAAGTCAGGTTCTGCGGACAAAGAGCAGGCCAAACCGACAGCTGAAAAAACTGAGCCGGACAAAACCCAGCCTGCCGCATCAGGCAATAAATCTGCCAGGGCGGCAAAGAAACCGTCAAAACCGAAAACGGATAACAGCATTGATGTCGACGCCTATCAGTCCAGGAAAAGACGCGTCTGGCCGGATTAAAGTCAGTTTATGTATCGATGTTAGTCAATCAATCAGCCGGGTAATATCGATTAGTCTCATACGCCAAAAGCAGCACATACTGGTATGAAAGACGGTTAAAGAGGGTCTAAGCAATGTCAGCTCTCAGTAATTTACTCATCCCGGCTGTGCTGTTCTTTGCGCTTGGTCTTTTTGCCAGGGCCATAAAATCCGATCTGCGCGTCCCACCTGATCTGGCCAAGGTATTATCCATTTATCTGTTGATGGCAATCGGGCTGCATGGAGGTTACGCCCTTGGCAAAGCTGATCTCGCCACAGCATTCAATTCCGTTTTATGGGCCATCATTCTCGGGTTTGCTTTACCGCTGATCGGTTACGGTCTATTGCTCGTGACTCGTAAGGTCGATCGCATGAATGCGGCGGCAATCGCCGCGCATTATGGTTCGGTAAGTGCCGGTACCTTTCTGACAGCTATCGCCTACCTGGATAACCTGGGTATTAGTTATGAAAGTTACCCGGTCATCATGCTGGCGGTGATGGAGTCGCCGGCGATTATTGTAGGCCTGTTGCTGGCTTCCTGGTCTCGACAACGACTGGGTATAACGGCAAATGGCGGTGGTGCCGCGGTACTGCAGCAGGGCGGGATGGGCAACGGGCAGCTGGGTAGTTTGCTGCATGAAGCCTTTACCAACGGCAGTGTAATCCTGCTGATCGGTTCGATGATCATCGGGGCTGTTGCGGGTCCTGCCAGCATGGAGAAATTGTCGCCGTTTATCGATGACATCTTCATGGGAGTGCTGTGCCTGTTCCTGTTTGAAATGGGCATGGAAGCGGCGCGACGAATTCGTGAGTTTCGCAAAGTCGGCGCGGTGTTGCTGGTGTTTGGTATCGTCATGCCGCTGATCGGTGGCGTTATCGGGCTGCTTGTTGGTGGCCAGGTGCTGGATATGAGTGTTGGCGGAACGTTGCTGGTCGGTGTGCTGGGCGCCAGTGCCTCGTACATCGCGGTGCCGCCGGCAATGCGTCTGGCGGTGCCGGAGGCCAACCCCTCGTTCTACCTGACATTGTCGCTGGGTATCACGTTTCCTTTTAACGTGATTATTGGCATACCCCTTTACCACGCTCTGGCCGAGCGGATCGTGGGCTAATCGAGGAGGGCTTGAAGATGCACAGGCTTTTTCCTGAAAAACTGGTGACGGTCATTACCAGCGATGTACTGGAAGATCACCTGGTTGCACGGGTTCGTAACCGGGGTGCCAGCGGGTACACGATTGTTCGGGCCCGGGGTGCCGGCTCCAGTGGTGAACAGTCCGGCATGCTGGATATCGACACCAATATCAAGTTTCACGTGATTATGCCTCCAGAGCGGTTGAGTGCGTTACTGGATGATCTCGAACAATTGATTAACAAGGGTTATCACCTGACGGTTTTCGTCTCCGAGGTATCAGTGCTTGGGCCCGATAAGTATTCAGAGGCGATGGAGTAAAGTCGATATGCAGGCCTGGTTGACTACATTGTTTCCGTTCCTGCGCTGGTTCCCGATGAACCGCGAGACAATCCGCGCGGATCTGATTGCGGGAATTACGGTTGCCCTGGTGCTGGTACCGCAGAGTATGGCCTATGCGCAGCTGGCCGGTCTGCCGGTGGTTTATGGGTTATATGCGTCGTTCGTGCCGGTGATTGTGGCCTCTTTGTGGGGCTCCTCCAGTCAGCTGCACACCGGGCCGGTAGCCATGCTCTCGTTGATGTCGGCGGCGGCACTGATTCCTCTGGCCAGTCCGGGCAGTGCGGATTTTATCGAACTGTCGGTGATGCTGGCGTTAATGGTGGGTATCCTGCGCCTGGCGCTGGGACTGTTTCGCCTCGGGGCGATCGTCAATCTGCTTTCCAGCCCGGTGATCATCGGCTTCACCAATGCCGCCGCGCTCATCATTGGTCTGTCACAATTAAGCAAAGTAATCGGTGTGCCGTTTCCCCGCACCGAGTCCTACCTGGTCGATCTGTGGCGGGTAGTTATGCAATTACCGTCCCTGCACGTGGCAACGCTATTGTTCGCCCTGGGTGCCTTTTTGCTTATTTTCGCCCTGAAAAAGAAACTTCCCGCCCTGCCGGGCGTGCTCATCGCGGTGGTGGTGACCACGCTTGTCAGCGCGCTGGTCTCGTATGAAAACAAGACCACGGCGACGATGGAGCAGATCCAGGACGCGGAAACCGTGACCACGATGAAGGCATATGGCCAGGCCGAACGACGTATCGAAACACTGACTGATGAGATAGCCGGGCTCAATCAACAGGCCAACAAGCTCGAGCAACAGGGCGGGCTTGAGAATATCGAGAAGGCGGCAGCATTACGTGCAACTGTATCGGTTCGCGATCATGAACTGAAACTCCTGAAAAAGGAGAATACGTTACGGCGTGTTGAACTGCACAAGATGACCCTGCAAGGGGTTGAGCGCGATGATGGACAGCGTCTGTTTTATCCAGAAGAGTCTCTGCCGCAGAACGTGAGTGGCGACGACGAAAGCTGGCGATTTAGTGGTATAGAGGACAATCAGGTAGTGCTGTCTTCCGGCGGCGCCGTGGTCGGTACGATCCCCGAAGGGTTGCCCGAGTTTGATGTGCCGACACTCAAATGGGACCTGATTCTTACATTGTTGCCGGCAGCACTGGTGATGGCGCTGATCGGGTTTATGGAAGCGACTTCCATCTCCAAGGCGATCGCCAGTACCACCGGCGAGCGCGTTGATACCAGCAAGGAGCTGGTCGGGCAGGGTCTGGCCAATATTGCCGGCAGTTTTTTCAGTTCCTATACGGTGAGCGGATCGTTTTCGCGCTCGGCGGTGGCCGCCCGAACCGGGGCGCGGACCGGCATGTTTGCCATTATCAGTGCGATTGCGGTGGTACTGGTCCTGCTGTTTTTCACGACGTATCTCTATCACCTGCCACAGGCCGTGCTGGCGGTGATCGTGATGATGGCGGTATTCAGTCTGATCCGGATCAGGCCTCTGTTACAGGCCTGGCGTGTGGATCGTGTCAGTGCCTCCATTGGTGTGATTACCTTTGTGGCGACCCTGCTAATGGCACCGGCGATTGCCAACGGGATATTACTGGGTGTCGTGCTGACTGTTTTACATTACCTGATCCGGATCATGCGGCCCCGGGCCGAGATCGTCAGTCGCAAGGTCGACGGAACACTGGGCGGGATCGATGCACACCATCTCGAACCGATGAGTGAATTCTTCGTACCGGTTCGCTTCGATGGATCGCTGACCTTTATCAATGTGGCCTATTTCGAGGATATGATCCTCGAGGCACTGAGCGATTTCCCCAGGGCGAGAGCCATTCTGGTGATCGGCAGCAGTATCAACGAGATCGATGCCTCCGGGGAAGAAAAAGTCCGTGAGATCGCCCGGCGCCTGAAAGAGACTGACGTGCAACTCATGTTCAGCAGTCTCAAACATCAGGTCATGCAGGTCATGCAAAGCAGCGGCCTGGTTGATGAGCTGGGAGAGGACGCGTTTTTTGCCGACAAGCAAACCGCGCTGGAAACGCTGGAGGAGCGCTTCAATCGGGGTGTGGTGAATTTTCCGGAGCGTGACGGCAGGGCGCCATACCGTGGTGTTGCCAACCATCTTTTATGAGGTGAAATATGCCCCGACCTGTAGACAAGTCAAAGCGCGCGCGATATAAGAATGGAGAAATGGCCAATTCCTCCGACCATACCTATACGCCGCCTGGCGCCATACCGGATTTTCTGATCCGTCACGCGACCCTGCGCCAGTTACAGGTGTTTGAAACGATTGTCCGGCTGGGCAGTTTTACCCGTGCGGCCGAGGAGTTGTTTCTGACCCAGCCCACGGTCTCCATGCAGATCAAGAAGTTAACCGACGTCATCGGCCTGCCGCTGTTCGAGCACGTCGGGCGCAATGTCGAGCCGACCGAGGCCGGCATGGAAGTGTACGAGGCTTGCCGGGGTATTTTTCAGGTCATGTCAAACCTGGAGATGAAGATTTCCGACCTCAAGGGCATGCGTCGCGGCCGCCTGCGCCTGGGGGCGATTACCACGGCCAAGTATTTCGCCCCGGAAGTGCTGGGCGAGTTCAGTGTGCTGTATCCCGGTATTGATGTTGCCCTGAAAGTGACCAACCGGGACCGGATCATCGAGCGCATGCGCGCCAACGAGGATGACCTTTATATAATGGGACAGGCGCCGTCCGACGAGATGGAGATGGTGGCCATCCCTATTGCCCCCAATCCCCTGGTGGTGATGGCGCCGCGGAATCATCCGCTGGTCAGCGAAAAGAACATTCCCCTGGAGCGGATTGCCGAGGAACCTTTTATCCTGCGTGAGCCCGGCTCGGGCATTCGTGATGCCATGTTACGCAAGTTCGACGAACATAAATTGCGGCCCCGGGTAAAAATGGAACTGGGGAGCAACGAGGCGATCAAACATGCCATCGTGGGCGGACTCGGTCTGTCGGTACTGTCGCTACATACCTTGACGCTCGAAGGTATCGACGGGCCGGTTGCCATTCTGGATGTGGAAGGCTTTCCCATCATGCGTCAATGGTATCTGGTCTATCCCAAAGCCAAGGAGCTGTCGCTGGTTGCCAGGGCATTTGTCGACTTTGCCAGGGAACTCGAGCCGCAGATGCGCGAACGCATCATTACTATGTGGCCGGAGGTGACTCAGTATTTGATCAAACAAGACACCGCGATGTCCGAAAAAGCCTCCTCACGCAAGACTAAAAGCATCTGAATACTGGCTAATCCTGTAGGTCACGCTGGCGTTAGCCTGCGTGACACTCCTGCCTATATACGTAGCCGATACGCAGAATGTCAGGTAGCGCTGCGCGCAACCTGACCTACGCCTTCAACCAAAAAAACACCTCACCCAGGAAAAAAACCGCCTGCTCCGGCTTGCTATTGATCAAACCATTAATGCGTTATCAGTAACTTGATCCCCAGAGTTCAGGAGGCTTTGGCCTGTTGATAATCGGGGATCAGTGCCGGTTGTGTGTAGCGGGGCTCCGGCAGAGATTCGGCGGGAGGCGGTGCCTGATGGTCGGGGGTATGAATCCAGTAGATAAAATGAGATTCGGGGCGAACTTTTTCGGCATACAATCTTACCGGATGTAACGGATAATTCAGTCGACAGGCCAGAATCGCCTCGTTGAGTGATCTGGCGTTCTGCAGAGCAAAGAACGGGCTTTGCCATTGCTGCCAGTTAAGCGTGTTAGCAGAGGAAGGCACGCCATACTGGATGCGGACAACCCAGTCTCCCCGCAGGCTTTGCTGTACGAGATTCTCCACCTTGTTAAACAGGGCCAGGCAGGTCAGTTTGATATAGTAGCTATCCAGTTGCATAAGCAGTGCCTCATGTAATTACCGTATGTGTTACGGGGTTACCTGCCTCTCGGCGTGACATTCACTCTTCTATTGGTCGGTATTCAGTCGGGTTAATCCCGAGTGTTATACTTGGGTAAAGTGAGAGTACCGTGGTGGCGGGGGATTAGGAAGGGTCTTTTGGATTGTTAATTTCTATAAAATTATCGATCAATATCTATGTATAGTTGCGTTGCTCAAGCCCCTTTGAATAACCTGTTAATTATCTTGACTGACGGAGCGAGCAGACTCGGGCCTTTGATTTCGTTTCTGACTTGATTCATTAAACATGCGCTGATAAATGACAAACAGAACAACAACACCATTCAACAACACTCAAAAGCCATCTTATGTCTCAACGTAACAAAGACCTCACCACCAGCCTGCACGATTTGATTACCGGTGATGAAGATGCCCGCGTCTGCAAGGATATTCCCGAGTCGGCGTGCAACGATCAGCCGCGTAATTTTTTCTCATATCTCATCGCCAATCTGCTGGGGAAAATTGCGGATGAAATTGCCAGTGCAAGACTCATTTTGCCCTGGTTACTGGCCAGTGTCGGTGCGCCGGCGGCATTTACCGGGTTTCTGGTGCCGATTCGCGAGGCGGGGGTGCTGCTGCCGCAACTGGTGGTAGCGGCTATCATCCGGCGCATGGCGATTCGCAAGACAGTCTGGCTGCTGGGTGCGGGGTTATCCGGTGTCGCCCTGGCGCTGATGGCGGTGGCAACGGGCGGCTTGTCCGGGACCGTGGCCGGCTGGGCGATACTGGGCCTGTTGATTGTCTTCTCGCTGGCGCGCGGCCTGTGTTCGGTCTCGGCCAAGGATGTGCTGGGCAAGACGGTTTCCAAAGGCAAGCGCGGCACCCTGATGGGCTGGAGTGCCGGGATTTCCGGTCTGGCAGTACTGGCGATTGGGG encodes:
- a CDS encoding carboxysome shell carbonic anhydrase, with the protein product MRMTPVPVKAGQHPLANASENAQLFDYEQRTKAAFDAVVPTLKQISGLQHEADFERRAQALAKEQLGFELPGDILADAWVTQLDMRRLFAWCVFQTYQRFCDDFFANDFLSRLETEFQTFLIECGFHTLDISPCADGRLAHVISYVLRLPHKAVRRKSYAGAMFDIEDSIEKWTETELQRFREGKPTTADMSTRYLKTVVYHFSSGDPEHEGCAAHGSDAGRAAQGGLEQLKAFQTAVENSFCCGASIDLMLIGLDTDSDAIRIHMPDRHGEIDLKRYLDAAELFDATLSMSRAQADEYIDGQVRQAGGEMSEGMQKLMAHLLINNLSQIEYVRQYHNGRYQDIGHAERFIGAGIGFEEVQLRNLTYFAYMQTVEEAAADLDVGIKIFSKLNVSHSLPVPVVVRFDYHGQVPGARERAIDHCRRVDAALSARYADLARTGLLHTLQVIRDCHAGERIEVIGTSVKDEVTEEAH
- a CDS encoding P-II family nitrogen regulator yields the protein MHRLFPEKLVTVITSDVLEDHLVARVRNRGASGYTIVRARGAGSSGEQSGMLDIDTNIKFHVIMPPERLSALLDDLEQLINKGYHLTVFVSEVSVLGPDKYSEAME
- a CDS encoding carboxysome peptide B, with the protein product MDILQVEAPLVCTRRVDGLKQSSLRILRDEQGQRHVAVDTVGAREGNWVFTVSGSAARYAAGDFEILTDLTIGGIIDFWGADETRSTGKGETTEQAL
- a CDS encoding BMC domain-containing protein, translating into MANEHYGIALGMIETRGLVPAIEAADAMTKAAEVRLLGREFVGGGYVTVLVRGETGAVNAAVRAGADACERVGDGLVAAHIIARPHREVEPILGDAGNGTTRS
- a CDS encoding ferritin-like domain-containing protein, which produces MLHANADQRVLGYLGRALSLELSAVQLYTTQARLVATWGLTEVSKRFSNEASEEMAHADRIIGRMLALGVAPNASQLRPPKLGRSLQELLQHNHAFENELIRLYTEATQHCARSGDHDNRLFFEQLLAEEQGHAADLVKWLNELEQPGVNVNKTRATF
- a CDS encoding 4a-hydroxytetrahydrobiopterin dehydratase translates to MSQQWQERIRPARLERRYDFADYQSLRDFLDRAADVSEREGLYPDMGFGRDYVNVTIHADEQSNELGEQQRRLAAEYDALLEKEQGTH
- a CDS encoding carboxysome peptide A, whose amino-acid sequence is MKICQVERPLVATNRIPGLEHKHMQVVRDGSSMLVAVDAVGCIPGDWVICVGSSAARDAAGSKEYPSDLTIVGIIDHWPPEGESA
- a CDS encoding CsoS2 family carboxysome shell protein, with amino-acid sequence MAQTAQNNTARAASKARREAMSSRGKAALKDTDRTRSAPANATATQAAPANPAGGDQSTELRAKGDCSCKGDSARAESSSHADTQSPRSENKPSAKIRARVKAPNINMNSSRAVALARRQAMASRGKAGLNGNGMSEAQTARAANPKLSGRELAKKVRADRCKNGNAGRKKAEPVGRMRPGKDYVSSETGAATDAPWKVGQSQTGHGQTLTGSIVGRSSRVTGNEPGTCKNVTGVEYIGADQTETFCSASSGGVPNKITSSQTRQGQTVSGNNVGRSSHVTGDERGAGRELTGSQYMQKGNGKSPMKVGTSQTLRGGSMTGTQVGRSERVTGDEPGTCKLVTGDDYVGKEQYQGFCGKAPKPQDQKVGFTQTFHGRSVSGTLTGRSTRMTGDEPGTCKSVTGTPYAGLEQFSNYCKPEETTLASARYRQQRSTPGSVMTGIQPGLNGHLTGADKGLCESVSGTPYVGADQYAEACPSVPAEPGSPDFPQQLGETPWGKFSVQSPVHASQGDEHFDVTGNRYEQGKITGPFGMAGGKVTGTEEARFGRGHNAEPAPAPMPETAQQVQGRVKSRISGEGIEAGLKITGDDWDRGDRVTGTEGMTATKRNPTRQGGRANSAMQMKPEPKRNEDIPEPISPVTGGSGNTEKGSFITYSGGARG
- the parA gene encoding ParA family partition ATPase, which codes for MSVIALVGNKGGAGKTTLSINLAVALAEQADTVLMDADPQGSSVQWRVIGDNRLPVVVAGESLDEAIATMARQYHHVVVDCPPSVQAPQTHEALRACDVALIPVQPSPVDLWATVHIEQAVELAKQVNSQLSAWLIINQLEPRTTLSRLVREAVAEIDIPVAETPIRRRAIYRSSVLEGKSVYEMGRRGADAVSELNQLIREVVPS
- a CDS encoding sodium-dependent bicarbonate transport family permease, which translates into the protein MSALSNLLIPAVLFFALGLFARAIKSDLRVPPDLAKVLSIYLLMAIGLHGGYALGKADLATAFNSVLWAIILGFALPLIGYGLLLVTRKVDRMNAAAIAAHYGSVSAGTFLTAIAYLDNLGISYESYPVIMLAVMESPAIIVGLLLASWSRQRLGITANGGGAAVLQQGGMGNGQLGSLLHEAFTNGSVILLIGSMIIGAVAGPASMEKLSPFIDDIFMGVLCLFLFEMGMEAARRIREFRKVGAVLLVFGIVMPLIGGVIGLLVGGQVLDMSVGGTLLVGVLGASASYIAVPPAMRLAVPEANPSFYLTLSLGITFPFNVIIGIPLYHALAERIVG
- a CDS encoding BMC domain-containing protein, whose product is MANDNYGIALGMIETRGLVPAIEAADAMTKAAEVRLIGREFVGGGYVTVLVRGETGAVNAAVRAGADACERVGDGLVAAHIIARPHREVEPVLPTGGSSKAAA